One genomic segment of Vibrio sp. SCSIO 43136 includes these proteins:
- the fhuB gene encoding Fe(3+)-hydroxamate ABC transporter permease FhuB, whose translation MALLKNFTLALLVVMLLILSSSLGSELTLSQQLSTTAAFLSAGDFIPEEFEQILFIEAQLPRLVMTIIVGALLGLVGSTLQQLTQNNLVSPLTLGTTAGGWLALVVAGVWLPSLLSQYGTLVTFVGAITSLSIVILIVGLKNLSGMPIILAGMAVNILFGAIATGVVLLNDQYTRNLFIWGAGDLAQNGWEAVRWIIPHLVLVIPLLLFAPRVLTLLRLGQTASKARGLSIVPAYITLLGASLWLTSAAIAHVGVISFIGLIAPNIVRALGHKTPKAELLYSSLLGAGLLLLTDCFAQYLSSVSINIVPTGTAAALIGAPILIALVRKQLKAHDQLSLKLPESRFQFNDKTIGALLALILASIIVTVFIAGDSWQLEIPNAFTWEHRWPRMVAALSAGLALAVAGTVLQRVIYNPLASPDILGISSGASLFLVMGFLVLGTNSTSYSVPLALAGSFIVLIALLWLVRSNGYRPSIVILTGISLSALVDSLIQLVLAQGNETAYVLLIWLSGSTYQVTAKSAIILALSSISISALLLSLQRWLTLISSGRSFAASRGLNVSTSFVLLVSLVAILTALVTALLGPIGFVGLLAPHIAVMLGARQARQQLIVAGLVGAALLNTADWLGQVILYPSQIAAGTLVSILGGSYFLFLLVQGRRKSR comes from the coding sequence GTGGCACTCTTAAAAAATTTCACTCTAGCACTCTTGGTGGTGATGCTATTAATCTTGTCATCATCACTAGGCTCTGAGCTAACCTTAAGCCAGCAACTTTCTACTACTGCCGCCTTTTTGTCAGCCGGAGATTTTATCCCAGAAGAGTTTGAGCAAATCTTATTTATCGAGGCTCAGCTACCACGTCTAGTGATGACAATCATTGTCGGCGCATTACTAGGATTAGTGGGGAGTACACTTCAACAGCTCACTCAAAACAATTTGGTGTCTCCACTGACATTGGGAACAACCGCAGGAGGTTGGTTAGCTCTGGTTGTTGCAGGCGTCTGGCTACCTAGCCTGCTCAGTCAATATGGTACCTTAGTCACCTTTGTAGGCGCTATCACTAGTCTGTCCATTGTTATTCTAATCGTTGGATTAAAAAACCTCAGTGGTATGCCGATTATTTTGGCGGGTATGGCGGTCAATATTCTTTTTGGCGCCATCGCAACAGGAGTTGTATTACTCAACGACCAATACACAAGAAATCTCTTTATATGGGGAGCTGGTGACCTTGCGCAAAATGGATGGGAAGCAGTCCGCTGGATCATTCCCCACCTAGTATTAGTCATTCCTTTACTGCTTTTTGCTCCGAGAGTGCTAACGCTTTTACGGCTTGGTCAAACCGCATCCAAGGCACGAGGTTTGAGTATTGTTCCTGCCTATATCACCCTCCTCGGCGCAAGTTTGTGGCTCACCTCTGCTGCGATTGCACACGTGGGTGTGATCAGTTTTATCGGCTTAATCGCACCAAATATTGTGAGAGCTCTTGGGCATAAAACACCAAAAGCTGAACTATTGTATAGCAGCCTGTTGGGGGCTGGATTGTTACTATTAACCGACTGTTTTGCTCAATATCTAAGTTCAGTCTCCATCAATATTGTACCTACAGGCACTGCAGCCGCACTGATTGGTGCTCCGATACTCATCGCTCTGGTAAGAAAACAGCTCAAGGCCCACGACCAACTGAGCTTAAAACTACCAGAGAGCAGATTCCAATTTAACGACAAAACGATCGGTGCCCTACTGGCTTTAATCCTTGCATCAATCATAGTGACGGTGTTCATTGCAGGTGATAGTTGGCAACTTGAAATACCCAATGCTTTTACTTGGGAACATCGCTGGCCAAGAATGGTGGCGGCCCTAAGCGCAGGGTTAGCGCTAGCTGTCGCTGGCACCGTGCTTCAGCGAGTTATCTACAACCCTCTCGCCAGCCCGGACATATTGGGTATTTCTTCCGGTGCTAGCCTATTTCTAGTAATGGGTTTTCTCGTTTTAGGCACAAACTCGACTTCATACTCCGTGCCTTTAGCGCTAGCTGGTAGCTTTATTGTACTGATAGCCCTTCTGTGGTTAGTGCGTAGTAATGGCTATCGACCATCGATAGTCATACTTACTGGTATTTCACTTTCAGCTCTCGTCGACTCTTTAATCCAACTGGTATTAGCACAAGGTAATGAAACCGCTTATGTACTACTCATTTGGTTATCGGGCTCCACCTATCAAGTCACCGCCAAGAGTGCGATTATTTTGGCATTATCGTCCATTAGCATCAGCGCATTACTATTAAGTCTTCAACGCTGGCTAACCCTAATTTCTAGCGGACGTAGTTTCGCAGCTTCACGAGGCCTCAATGTTTCCACCAGCTTTGTATTACTCGTATCGCTGGTTGCAATACTTACAGCGTTAGTCACTGCATTGCTTGGTCCAATTGGTTTTGTTGGTCTTTTGGCACCACACATCGCAGTCATGCTTGGTGCCAGACAAGCGAGGCAGCAACTCATCGTAGCGGGCTTGGTTGGCGCAGCATTACTCAATACCGCAGATTGGCTAGGTCAAGTCATATTGTATCCAAGTCAAATTGCCGCTGGCACATTAGTGTCCATCTTAGGAGGCAGTTATTTCCTATTCTTACTTGTACAAGGGAGACGTAAGTCGCGCTAA
- a CDS encoding iron-siderophore ABC transporter substrate-binding protein, producing the protein MLNRFFSLLAFFAIHIASASAHASIQVSDSLGVHKFDTPAQRVATLNWDVAEQVIELGITPIAMPDIKGYNEWVATPKVPDGVADIGTRMEPNLTELAKLNPDLIIIAGPQQPLKDQLEKIAPVLVYQTFQNKPGNVERSVQHFKDIAVALGKESVAQQKIEAMYAEIEQIKQRLDKLFPNGKPNVSAFRFASTTTIYLYGKNSSTMHALDLLGFKAAIPMPDTQWGVTQKRVKDLYATGDGIALYFQPFEQESALAQSVMWKAMPFVKSGNVASVAPSWNYGGAMSLLYITRALADSLEQVAKQG; encoded by the coding sequence ATGTTAAACCGCTTTTTTAGTTTACTCGCATTCTTTGCAATACACATTGCCAGCGCTTCTGCACACGCTTCAATTCAAGTTTCTGATAGCCTTGGAGTCCACAAATTTGACACCCCAGCACAACGTGTTGCCACCCTTAACTGGGACGTTGCAGAACAAGTCATCGAACTTGGAATCACACCTATCGCTATGCCTGATATTAAAGGCTACAACGAATGGGTTGCGACACCTAAAGTACCTGATGGTGTGGCAGATATTGGCACTCGAATGGAACCCAACCTGACAGAGCTAGCTAAGCTCAACCCAGACCTAATCATCATCGCAGGGCCACAGCAACCTCTAAAGGATCAGTTGGAGAAAATTGCGCCCGTTCTGGTTTACCAAACTTTTCAAAATAAACCAGGTAATGTTGAGCGCTCTGTCCAACACTTTAAAGATATAGCTGTTGCTCTTGGTAAGGAGTCAGTTGCCCAACAAAAAATTGAGGCAATGTATGCGGAAATTGAACAAATAAAGCAAAGACTGGATAAGCTTTTCCCTAACGGAAAACCGAATGTTAGTGCGTTTCGTTTTGCCAGTACGACAACGATTTACCTGTACGGTAAGAATTCAAGTACCATGCATGCCCTAGATTTATTAGGGTTCAAAGCAGCGATCCCAATGCCTGATACCCAATGGGGAGTAACACAAAAACGCGTGAAAGATCTCTATGCTACAGGCGACGGTATCGCCCTCTACTTCCAGCCTTTTGAGCAGGAAAGCGCCCTTGCTCAATCAGTCATGTGGAAAGCGATGCCATTTGTCAAAAGTGGCAACGTGGCCTCGGTGGCACCATCTTGGAACTATGGCGGCGCTATGTCGCTACTCTATATCACTCGCGCTTTAGCTGACAGCTTAGAGCAGGTAGCTAAACAAGGCTGA
- a CDS encoding ABC transporter ATP-binding protein → MYQLTDIKVIRENRTILDIDHLTIDPHGFTVILGHNGSGKSTLVNLLANEFSPEQGTITLNQRPLTQFSSKALAKEVAFLPQHLPQVDGLNVEEVVRLGRYPWRGVFGQYRPEDHQIVAQAIQDTGIEAFKLHETQSLSGGERQRAWIAMLLAQQSQFLILDEPTSALDVQHQYQVLQLLSELNQQTGKGILVILHDLNLAMRFATHVIALKQGKVAFEGSHSLLFDSQRLTDLYSTPIQLIDHPTLDHKVAIVC, encoded by the coding sequence ATGTATCAATTAACCGATATCAAAGTTATCAGAGAAAACCGAACAATTCTCGATATTGACCACTTAACCATTGACCCACATGGGTTTACGGTAATTCTTGGGCACAACGGCTCAGGCAAATCGACATTAGTCAATTTACTCGCCAACGAGTTTTCACCCGAGCAAGGAACGATTACCCTAAACCAACGACCATTGACCCAGTTTTCGAGTAAAGCTTTGGCCAAAGAAGTCGCTTTCCTGCCCCAGCACTTACCACAGGTCGACGGTCTTAATGTCGAAGAAGTTGTGCGCTTGGGCCGCTATCCATGGAGAGGTGTATTTGGCCAGTACCGACCGGAAGATCATCAAATCGTCGCCCAAGCAATTCAAGATACGGGTATCGAAGCATTTAAGTTGCATGAGACCCAAAGCCTTTCAGGAGGTGAACGCCAGCGAGCCTGGATTGCGATGCTACTTGCTCAACAATCCCAATTTCTGATTTTGGATGAACCTACATCAGCACTTGATGTTCAGCACCAATATCAAGTTTTGCAACTTCTTAGTGAGCTGAACCAACAAACAGGAAAAGGTATTTTAGTCATCCTTCACGATCTCAATCTAGCAATGCGGTTCGCCACCCATGTTATCGCCCTTAAGCAAGGTAAAGTCGCGTTTGAAGGAAGCCATTCACTGTTATTTGACAGTCAACGACTGACAGATCTGTATTCAACCCCTATCCAATTGATCGACCACCCAACTCTTGACCATAAGGTAGCAATTGTATGTTAA
- a CDS encoding siderophore ferric iron reductase — MTEQHPNFHQSLIHGCQEVSPFLVGSIQAPTNDMLSFGKANHDFFQTLYLSIKQEKPEAGHSYWLTRTWDSVVWQPIYVAFVSVYGFRTIPDLLQFGQSQRNALVSGFCFADETHHHGEIPDLITQIGQQLTALLESYRTTMDELFRCRPGFTRQLLIDLIIRTATRLAQFAPEFTLQDVQQQAFMWLAALGLPTERVSLITQTDSGFFYIRKSCCLVYKTEAGKLCDDCPRAHQD; from the coding sequence ATGACAGAGCAACACCCTAACTTCCATCAAAGCTTGATCCATGGCTGCCAAGAAGTTTCACCTTTTTTAGTAGGTAGTATTCAAGCGCCGACCAACGATATGCTCTCTTTTGGAAAAGCCAATCATGACTTTTTCCAAACGCTTTACTTATCGATTAAGCAAGAAAAACCCGAAGCTGGACACAGTTACTGGTTGACGAGAACATGGGATTCTGTCGTATGGCAGCCGATATATGTGGCATTTGTTAGTGTATATGGCTTTAGAACCATTCCTGATCTTCTTCAGTTTGGTCAATCACAGCGCAATGCACTCGTCAGTGGCTTTTGCTTTGCCGATGAAACACACCATCATGGGGAAATACCTGACCTTATCACACAGATAGGGCAACAATTAACTGCACTTTTAGAGTCTTACCGAACCACGATGGATGAGCTCTTTCGCTGTCGCCCTGGGTTCACTCGCCAACTACTAATAGACCTAATTATAAGAACGGCAACTCGGCTGGCACAATTTGCACCCGAGTTTACGCTTCAAGATGTGCAGCAACAAGCCTTTATGTGGCTCGCTGCACTTGGTCTCCCTACAGAGCGAGTATCTCTCATTACCCAAACGGATAGCGGTTTTTTCTACATTAGAAAGTCGTGCTGCTTAGTGTACAAAACCGAAGCTGGCAAACTATGTGATGACTGCCCTCGGGCTCACCAAGATTGA
- a CDS encoding TonB-dependent siderophore receptor — protein MKQFHSVPVFRTSMLALAIATTLSTPVYAQQETDETMEVLGKTYRNTATKTVLEPEETPQTLNVIEGEQLEQRGAKSVMQALRYAPGVSTENKGGAVVLTDWVTIRGFSSSNNYYDGLMLPSLPGWNAKPQIDPIAMERMEVFKGPTSVLYGTMPPGGMVNIIAKAPKFEDKTTVSLATGLDNLMEASIDTTGALSDNVAYRLIALGRKKDTQIDGVKEERYLIAPSIDWYVSDKTFVNFNLYYQNDPALGQNVTVPLDAIESGKISPSTFAGDVNFNTIKRDFLIAGYKVNHDFNSDWSFLQNFRYMQTDFYQESTNSGEFDAATGNLDRTAYSTDENSKGISVDNQLSGYVNTGDLDHYLLFGVDYRDLEGTSTYDAFAGVGSINLYNPNNNKLNPDDFVKYYTSTSDIKTSQLGAYFQDQMLLDNWVFIAGGRFDTVKSTVDNKDRTDNNFSYRVGAMYQFDNGISPFANFATSFEPNAKTDINGDNLKPETGEQIEAGIKYVSYDGATSGSASLFQVKKKNVGVRPDGSQPYYTAIGEIRSQGLELEGRTVINDNLDIIANYTYTDMEVTEDQDKTNIGQVPVFVPDHSASVWANYLINDGSLQGLRIGGGVRYVGETVLNNDGYPDPDRNIGKVPAYTLVDMSLGYDLGQITPSLKGAQANLVANNLFNKEYYTCWNENHCWYGQEQTVELNVKFDL, from the coding sequence ATGAAACAGTTCCACTCCGTACCAGTATTTCGTACTTCTATGCTGGCTTTAGCAATTGCTACCACACTTAGCACTCCAGTTTACGCACAGCAAGAAACCGATGAGACGATGGAAGTCTTAGGTAAAACGTACCGCAATACTGCGACAAAAACCGTTTTAGAACCGGAAGAGACTCCCCAAACACTCAACGTCATTGAAGGCGAACAACTAGAGCAACGCGGTGCAAAATCTGTGATGCAAGCGTTGCGCTATGCCCCAGGTGTATCAACGGAAAACAAAGGTGGTGCCGTGGTCTTAACTGACTGGGTAACCATTCGTGGCTTTAGTTCATCAAACAACTACTATGATGGTTTGATGCTACCAAGTTTGCCGGGCTGGAACGCAAAACCACAAATCGATCCTATCGCGATGGAGCGTATGGAGGTGTTTAAAGGCCCAACATCGGTGCTGTACGGAACTATGCCTCCAGGTGGAATGGTTAACATCATTGCCAAAGCGCCGAAGTTTGAGGACAAAACCACAGTAAGCTTAGCGACTGGCCTAGATAACCTTATGGAAGCATCGATTGATACGACGGGTGCATTGAGTGATAACGTCGCCTACCGTCTCATTGCGCTGGGCCGTAAAAAAGACACTCAGATTGATGGAGTAAAAGAAGAACGCTACCTGATCGCACCATCGATTGACTGGTATGTTTCTGACAAAACCTTCGTCAACTTCAACCTTTACTACCAAAATGATCCAGCTCTTGGACAGAACGTGACGGTACCACTTGATGCGATTGAATCAGGTAAAATTTCCCCATCAACATTTGCTGGTGACGTTAACTTCAATACCATCAAACGTGATTTCTTAATTGCTGGTTACAAAGTAAACCACGATTTCAATAGCGATTGGTCTTTCTTACAAAACTTCCGCTACATGCAAACGGACTTTTATCAAGAGAGCACAAACAGTGGCGAATTCGATGCGGCAACTGGCAATCTAGACCGCACTGCATACAGCACAGATGAGAACTCGAAAGGGATCAGTGTTGATAACCAATTATCTGGTTACGTAAACACCGGCGATCTTGATCACTACTTGCTGTTTGGCGTAGATTACCGCGACCTTGAAGGGACATCGACTTACGATGCATTTGCAGGCGTCGGTAGCATCAACCTATACAACCCAAATAACAACAAGCTTAACCCAGATGATTTTGTTAAGTACTACACAAGCACCAGTGATATTAAAACCTCTCAGCTAGGAGCGTACTTCCAAGACCAAATGCTGCTAGATAACTGGGTGTTTATCGCAGGCGGCCGCTTTGATACCGTTAAATCGACAGTCGACAACAAAGACCGTACTGACAATAACTTCTCATACCGTGTTGGTGCAATGTATCAATTTGACAATGGCATCTCTCCATTTGCCAACTTTGCCACCAGCTTTGAACCTAATGCGAAAACCGACATCAATGGCGATAACCTGAAACCAGAAACGGGTGAACAGATTGAGGCTGGTATCAAATACGTCTCGTACGATGGCGCGACTTCAGGCTCTGCGTCACTATTCCAAGTGAAGAAGAAAAATGTTGGCGTGAGACCAGACGGCTCACAACCTTACTACACAGCCATTGGTGAAATTCGCTCACAAGGTCTTGAACTTGAAGGCCGCACCGTGATCAACGATAACTTGGACATCATCGCTAACTATACCTATACAGATATGGAAGTGACGGAAGACCAAGACAAAACTAATATCGGCCAGGTCCCAGTTTTTGTTCCAGACCACAGCGCTAGTGTGTGGGCAAACTATCTTATCAATGATGGTAGTCTGCAAGGTCTGCGAATTGGTGGCGGTGTTCGCTATGTAGGTGAAACGGTGCTAAACAATGATGGCTACCCAGACCCAGATCGCAATATCGGAAAAGTCCCAGCTTATACCTTGGTAGATATGTCTCTTGGTTACGACCTAGGCCAAATCACGCCATCGCTTAAAGGTGCACAAGCAAACCTTGTTGCGAACAACCTATTTAACAAAGAGTACTACACCTGCTGGAACGAAAATCACTGCTGGTATGGACAAGAGCAAACTGTTGAGCTGAATGTAAAATTCGACCTGTAA
- a CDS encoding AraC family transcriptional regulator: MNTLNDPSILRIEKVLDYIHSNVDKTLSLDELAKQSCWSRWQLQRVFQAKTGLNVAQYVRELKLSAAAQRILSSNDRMLDIALECGFNSEISFSRAFKQYFAVSPRQYKKNNLLAGIRAPLTRPNLSNQVDSTKLEFCQIRIEHRPTFSLTGLSEPIRGPFSPQPDFQQKVPMIWHDLLKVAPEIQSCPTQLGIIDTRHCILGDEGLIYWAGTASHHFESSSDKVTSIDIPDQTYAVLPVTGHISNLSNMVCWLMLFWLPDSGYQGVDGFELEVYDHRFNPISNDSYMEYWLPIEKVPTK; this comes from the coding sequence ATGAACACGTTAAATGATCCAAGCATCTTACGAATAGAAAAAGTCTTAGACTACATTCATTCAAATGTAGACAAGACCTTATCGCTTGATGAACTTGCCAAACAAAGCTGCTGGTCTCGCTGGCAGCTTCAACGTGTATTTCAGGCCAAAACGGGGCTAAATGTCGCTCAATATGTACGTGAGCTTAAACTAAGTGCTGCTGCACAACGTATTTTGAGTAGCAATGATCGTATGCTCGATATCGCATTGGAGTGCGGATTTAACTCGGAAATTAGCTTCAGTCGGGCATTTAAACAGTACTTTGCTGTCAGCCCTAGACAATACAAAAAAAACAACTTACTTGCAGGCATTCGGGCTCCTTTAACTCGCCCCAATCTAAGTAATCAGGTAGATAGCACCAAGCTAGAGTTTTGCCAAATACGAATAGAGCACCGACCAACGTTCAGCCTTACCGGTTTAAGTGAGCCGATACGCGGACCATTTTCTCCTCAGCCAGACTTCCAACAAAAAGTGCCGATGATCTGGCATGACTTACTCAAAGTCGCTCCTGAAATTCAGTCTTGCCCGACCCAACTGGGTATTATCGACACTCGGCACTGTATTTTAGGTGATGAAGGTTTAATTTACTGGGCTGGCACAGCTTCTCATCACTTTGAATCTAGCAGTGATAAAGTGACCAGTATTGACATCCCTGACCAAACCTACGCAGTGCTGCCAGTAACTGGCCACATTTCAAATTTGTCCAATATGGTATGTTGGCTGATGCTATTCTGGCTACCCGATTCAGGCTATCAAGGTGTTGATGGGTTTGAGTTGGAAGTGTATGACCACAGGTTTAACCCAATCAGTAATGACTCCTATATGGAGTACTGGCTACCGATAGAAAAAGTCCCTACAAAATAA
- the rlmA gene encoding 23S rRNA (guanine(745)-N(1))-methyltransferase has translation MTLQCPLCHQTLVQYDRTFRCESNHQFDVAKEGYVNLIPAHHKRSKNPGDNTEMMQARRRFLAGGHYDQMRQAVTELCLAHQSTPEHQLLDIGCGEGYYTQHFATALNNAAPEPTTYGLDISKVAVRYAAKRYANVQFTVASSHRLPFSDLSLDTIVKIYAPCKAQELHRCLADNGVLITVTPAARHLYQLRESIYEDVRLHSEEPEEIDGFTPVSQQKIHYTMALSGQDALDLLQMTPFAWKATQKFKHQLSEAKQYECEADFMIRIYHKI, from the coding sequence ATGACTCTTCAATGTCCCCTTTGTCACCAAACGCTTGTTCAATATGACCGCACCTTTCGCTGTGAGTCAAACCATCAGTTTGATGTGGCTAAAGAAGGGTACGTCAATTTGATCCCAGCGCACCACAAACGCTCTAAAAACCCAGGAGACAACACTGAGATGATGCAAGCAAGGCGTCGTTTCCTGGCTGGGGGGCATTATGATCAAATGCGTCAAGCCGTGACAGAGCTCTGTCTAGCTCACCAATCTACCCCAGAGCACCAGCTACTGGATATTGGCTGTGGCGAAGGGTACTACACCCAACACTTTGCAACCGCACTTAACAACGCTGCGCCAGAGCCCACTACTTATGGGCTAGATATCTCTAAAGTTGCCGTTCGTTATGCCGCTAAGCGTTATGCCAACGTTCAGTTCACTGTCGCTTCAAGCCATCGATTGCCGTTTTCTGATTTAAGCTTAGATACGATTGTTAAGATCTATGCACCTTGTAAAGCCCAAGAGTTGCATCGCTGCCTAGCCGATAACGGGGTGTTAATCACTGTGACACCAGCAGCTCGACACCTGTATCAGCTGCGTGAGAGTATTTATGAAGACGTGCGTTTACACAGTGAAGAGCCTGAAGAAATTGATGGTTTTACTCCTGTTTCACAGCAAAAAATCCACTATACAATGGCACTTTCCGGCCAAGATGCACTCGACCTACTACAAATGACACCATTTGCCTGGAAAGCAACCCAAAAGTTTAAACACCAGCTATCAGAAGCCAAGCAATATGAATGTGAAGCTGATTTCATGATTCGTATCTATCACAAAATCTAA